The DNA window CGAAATGGTGGGTAGGTTTATTCTACTTTGGGACTGCTTTTTGTATTCTGTATGTAGCGGCTTACTCTTTTACAGATTTTGCTCACCCTATCAATGAGTATGAAATTGAGTATAAGGAACAGATTGCGAGTATCGCAGAGTACGAAAAGACACAGCCTCCTGTAACGATTGAAACCGCTAAGTATTCAGCCGATAATATTGCAGACGGTAAAGAACTGTTTAAGACGAACTGTGCATCATGTCACGGTGAAGACGGACGCGGAGGAATCGGTCCTAACCTTACCGATAACTACTGGATCAACCAGCCAGAGAAGACGTTATTTAAAAACGTATTCAATATGGACTGGAACGGTTCCCCAAATAATCCTGCAATGAGACCATTCGGTAAAAACGGAGAGGTTTCCGGAGCAGAAATTGAAAAGATTGCTGCTTATGTATACCACATCAACCAGGAACAGCCTCCGATTACACCCGCTCAGGGCGGAGCCGCTCCTCAGGGAACAGAAGCACATTGGGAAAAAGAATAATTTAATTTTAAATTAGAAACCTATGAAAAACATAATTTGTTATTAGAAGAAAAAATAGTAACGAATTATGTTTTTTCATTTTTAAAATAGAGTATACAACATGTCAAACATAGAAGAAGTAGAAGTACGCGGCGGACAGGGCCAGGTTCTGGAACCTGAGACATACAGGGATTCTATAGGAACTATGGAACAATCCGGAAAGAGGAAATGGGTCTTTCCGCGAAAACCCAAAGGTAAATTTACCAACTACAGAAATATCGTAAGCTATCTTTTATTAGCCGTTTATTTCGCTACCCCATTCATCAGCATCAACGGAAACCCGTTTCTGTTGTTTGATGTCATAGACCGGGAATTTTATATCTTCGGACAGCCGTTTTATCCACAGGACTTTTTTATCCTGACATTAGGCGCCATTGCATCCCTGATATTCATTATTGTATTTACGATTGCTTTCGGGAGAATTTTCTGCGGGTGGATATGCCCTCAGACAATTTTTCTGGAATTTATTTTCCGTAAGATAGAATATGCAATTGAAGGGGACAGAAACAGACAGATGAAGCTCGACAGGCAGGAATGGAACAGTGAGAAGATATGGAAGCGAAGCCTTAAATGGAGTATTTACGTGGTGATTTCACTGATCATAACGCATTTCATGTTCATGTACATCGTGGGCTACCGAGAAGTATTCAGGATTGTTTCTGAAGGGCCTTTTGCCCACCCTACGAATTTTATCGTTATGATCTTATTCTCGGCAGCGTTTTACTTTGTTTTTGCGTGGTTCAGAGAACAGGTATGTACGCTGGTATGTCCGTACGGAAGATTACAGGGTGTATTGATCGATAAGGATACGATCAATGTATTCTACGATTTCAACCGCGGAGAAAACAGGGCGAAATGGAGAAAAGGAGAAGATAGGAAAGCTGCCGGAAAAGGCGATTGTATCGACTGTCATCAGTGCGTAGTCGTATGTCCTACCGGAATTGATATCAGGGACGGACAGCAGTTGGAATGCGTGAACTGTACCGCCTGTATTGATGCCTGTGACGAAGTTATGGAAAAAGTAGGTCTGCCTAAAGGCCTGATCCGTTATGCCTCGGAAAATGAAATTGAAAGGAAAAGCTCCTTCGAGTTTACCGGCAGGATGAAAGGGTTTACTGTAATCCTGATCTTCCTGATGGGATTCCTGGGATATTTACTGTATAACAGGGGCGAAATGGAAGCTAAGTTCATCAAGCCCGCAGGAAGTACATTCTTTGTAAGAGATGGTAAAATCACCAATACCTATAATTATACATTCCTTAATAAGACGAATGATAAGAAGCTCGTAACCGTAAAAGTTATTGAACCTTCCCATGGCGAGGTTACCTACAGTGCCTCAAGCAAAATACAGGTAGACCGCGATAAAATATCCAAAGGAACCATCAATATCAGCTTCCCGGAAAGTGAGATGAAGCTGTCTAAGCAGAATATTACTATCGGTGTTTATGATATGAAAGGTAATCTGATCGATTCTTACCAGACGTATTTTGAAGGACCGTTTAAATTGCAATTTTAAGTTTTAAACATGAAAAATTTTAGTTGGGGCCACGGTGTGGTAATCGCACTGGCAGCCTTTATGATCTTTATACTTTCCATGATGTTCCTGTTTCCTAACGGCCAGAAGAATTCTGAAATGGTAACGGACAATTATTATGAGGAAGAATTAAAATACCAGGATGTTATCGATGCTAAGAAAAGAGCGGATCAGCTGGAAGAAAAGCCACAGTATTCGCAGAATGCAAGTGGTATTACGATATCATTTCCCAAAGACTACAACAATTCCAATACTACCGTTAAATTTGTTTTGAATCGAACAGACGACCAGAACCTGGATGTAAAGAAATCTGTGCAGCTTAATCAGGCGCAGTCCTTCATAATTCCGGCGCAGGTACTGAAACCGGGGAATTACACCCTGAGACTGATGTGGACTAAAGATAAGACGGACTACAGGATGGATTTTGATGTGATATGGAAATAGCACTTATTGTATCGGCTATCGGGCTGGGTTTTGCTTCAGGTTTCCATTGTGTGGGAATGTGCGGGCCTATTGCCCTGTCCATGGGTTTGACGAAAAAGCAGGCCACCAATTTCTATCTGCAGAACCTGACCTACCAGTTTGGGCGTATTTTTACCTATGCCCTTTTGGGTGCTGTTCTGGGGATCATCGGGGAAGGTTTTGAAATGGCCGGCATACAGCAGTACCTCACCATTGCGGTGGGAATCCTGCTGATCATTATGGCTGTATTCTCTTTCGGAGGAAAAGACTTTGCCTCCAGGATTCCCTTCTTTTCAAAGTTTTTATTCTCTGTAAAATCGAATCTCGGAAGGCTGCTTCAAAAGGCTGACTACCGTTCAAGGTTTACGACCGGTATCCTGAACGGGTTCCTTCCCTGCGGAATGGTTTACATGGCCCTCACCGCAAGTCTTGCCAGTGGCGGAATATGGCAGGGAGGTCTTTATATGGCCTTATTCGGATTAGGAACACTTCCGTTCATGTTTGCGGTAGTTCTGGTCGGAAACCTGATGAATCAGGCATTCAGGATCAAAGTCCTGAAAGCGGTTCCGATCGTAATGATCATACTTGGCGGTTTATTTATCGTGAGAGGACTGGAGCTGGGAATTCCGTACCTTTCTCCCCGGGCTGAAGCCATGACGGTTTCCAAGGATAACCAGGGAGATTGTCATTTGCCGGGAGACCATAGTACCCATCATCATGATGGTACGAATTGCCATTAAAGAAACATTATTGATACTTTTCGTAAGATATTATAGCATGGCCGGAATTTCTTCCGGCCATTTTATATTTCAATTATTTTGTTGCGTCCAGGAAAGACTGGTTATTTCTGCTTCGTAAATATTAAATCCTTTGTTTCCGGCAGGTAAATCGTGGTATCCAAATTGGGTGGACATTTAGCGGCTGTTGTCGTGATATCATCCGGACGATATTCCCAGGAAATTTGTGTATCATTAAGCTTTTTTAATATTATTCTTCCCCATCCAACACTACAATTAGTACCACTGTAAAAAAAATTTACTTTATTTTGAGTAGAAGATGTACTAATGCTATATAATTCAATATCATTAGAATTATTATAGGTATCTTGTACCACAGAGCCTGTTGAATTTTTTATAATGTACTTTATTACTAAAGCATCCATATAGTAATTCTTTTGTCCAGTTTTTTCTAATTTTTGTTCTTGTTTAGTAATGTAGAGTGTGGTTTCGCTTCCATTAAAATTTGCTTTATAAACTCCAACGTAGGGTGTGAGTTCATTATTCAGATCTTTCAAATAAGCATTTTCAGGAACCTCTTCATAGTCTGCATTTAATGGATAAACTTGCTGAGCTTTGCAAGAAAACGCAACACATATTCCTAAGCAAATAATCAAATATTTCATCACTGCTTCGTAAATATTAAATCCTTTGTTACCGGTAGGTAAATCGTGGTATCCAAATTAGGAGGACATTTAGCTGCTGTTGTCGTAACATCATTTGGGCGATATTCCCAGGAAATTTGTGTGCTGCTAATTTTTTTGAGATAAATATCTCCCCATCCAACGCTGCAGTTCGTTCCACTATAGATTAAATGTACAGCATTTTTATCCGGTCTAATTTTAGTACTATACAATTCAATATTATATAAATTATTATTTTTTGTATCCTGTAAAACTATTCCAGTAGAATTTTTTACAATGTATTTTACTAATAAGACATCCACATGATAACTTTTGTGACCGGTCTCTTCTAACTTATCTTCTTGTTTTGTAATAAATAAACTAATTTCATTCCCGTTATAATTAGCCTTATATATTCCTACATATGGGTTCAATTCATTATTGGTATCCTTGATGTATGCACGATTTGGAATACTTAAAAAAGGAGTATTAAGAGGAAGATTTTGAGCCTGACAAAAGGACATCAACATTATCCCTAAATATATTAGCAAACTTTTCATCATTCCTTCGTAAATATTAAATCCTTTGTTATAGGCAAGTAAATCGTTGTATCCAGATTAGGTGGACATTTATCTGCTGTTGTCGTAACATCATTCGGGCGATATTCCCAGGAAATTTCTGTGGCGCTAATTTTTTTAATGTTTATTGATCCAAATCCAACACTGCAATTTGTTCCGCTGTATATTAATTCTGCTTTAGTTCCATTTTCCGTAACCCACAAACTATAGATTGCATATGATAAATCGTCTTGTTGAAAAGACATATTCTTAGTGTCTTGAAGGATTATCCCAGAAGAATTTTTCACTATATATTTTACTGATAAAACATCTCTATAAACTTTCTGATTTCCATAATCAAAAAATTTATTATTTTCTTTAGTAATATACAATGTGATCTGATTCCCATTATACGTAGAAACATACTTTCCTACAAAAGATTGTAATTCATTATTGGTATCTCTTATATGCGACATATTAGGAATATTATCCAAAGAAGTTAACAATGGATATGTCTGTTGCGCTTTGCAAGATATTAGATTTATAACTAATACAATTATCAATGATACTTTTGATATTAATTTATTACTCATGTTTTATATTATTTTAAAATGATTATGGACAAGGTGATCCAACAGGTACACCATTATTGTCTAAAGTTACATTACTAATACTACCATTTGATTCTATACGTTGTAAATTTACTTTTCCAGCTAAATTCATCTGTTTTAATATTTCAAAAAATAATTTTTCCAAACCTTTTTCATTTAAATCGCCTGCTTGGTTTTTAATATAGGTTGTCCCATTTAACGAAATGTTGGATAATTCTTTTACTTTGATCAAATATTGATTTTCAAACTGTTTTATTTGCGCGGGCGTAAAATTATAGTTCCCGTTTATTCCTAAATCAGATGCATCACCGGTAAATTGAATCATGTAATTTATATACTGAACATTATTCGGACAGCTACTGCACCATTCGGCGGCGATCATTCCGAAGTAAGCATCTGCAACATTCGTCTGCGCTGCCGCAAAGCCAAATAAGGTTTCAGCAATATCACGCGGAGCAAACATATGGGTTCCCAGGGCTGTATGGTTATGATATCCTCCATAAGAATCTGTTACATCGTTAAAGACCACATTGTGATTTGAGTTGACATCCGCCGGAGCGATCGTCCCGTCTTTCTTCTCCTTAAAACCCGTTTCTCCTGCATTGATGTTACTCAGGCTCTGCAAAGCCTGTGCTTTCACATTATTGATTCCCTGCTGCACGTGGGGTTTGTTCAGGACGGATTTTGTCTTCTGGCAGGGATCTTCCGGTTCCGGCTGCGGATCTTCGCCCCCTCCTCCGGGATAAGGATAGCCCGGATCATTTCCGCCTCCTCCAAGGCATGTTCCGTCAGGAAGCACTTCACCGACACAGCTCTCCAACTGCTGGCTCTTGCATTCCGTCACATGATGCGATTCCCAATGTCCGGGACCATCAGGATCACTTTCATTATCCGGGTAAAACATTGAAATGGTCTTGGTTGTACAGACTAACTTTCCCGCTGTATTATCCATTAGGGTCATCTCTGCCCTTTTGGGCCTGGAGGAAATCAGGTTCTGAAAGAATTCCATATCATTCTGTACCTGGGTATAGGTAAAATAAACCCTCTGTCCTTTCCTCGGCACATTCAGTACCGCAACAACTTTTCCATGCTCAGCCAACGGAACCATCAGGAACTTTCATCAAAGCGGTCCATGGTCATCGCATAGTCCCACATCGGTTCACCGGCTCCCTTCTTTATTTCTTCATGGTGTTCTGAGTAGATTTTCATGACATTTTTAATATACTTCTCATCTTCTTTCCAGAGGCTTTTGGAATGGTATTCCTTAGACGCCGGATCGGAAGCCGTATAGATTTCATCATGGACACAGGAAAGCAGTAGGAGACAGAAAGCCATCGTAAAGGACAGCCACGAAATTAATTTTCGCATCATAAGCATTTTGTTTTTAGTGGTTTAAATATATAAAAATTTTTAATTACAACAAAGTGAGCAGAAAAATAAAAATATTCTTTGCAAATGTCAAAAATATAAGTTCAGATTACTCAGTATTTCTGAAAAGCAAAAACCACCTGAAGGTGGTTTGTTTGGATGATCCGTATGGTATTACCTGGTATATACTTCAAAGGAAAAATCCTTTGATTCGGATGGGGTCATCCTCCTGATCTGTTTCCGCTTCAGTCTGGAATTGATTTCTGAAGCAGTCACTATTGCCTTTCCGTCCACCGATATTTTATCCTCCGGTGAGCTCAACAGGATCCATCCTGAATCATTGACCAGATAGTATTTATCACCGATCGTAATAAAAACCTTTTCATTTCCTTGCTTGGTCGCTTCAAGGTTGTTCCTGAAATTCAGTTGCTCTTCAAATTTGCCGAAGCCAGATACAACGGATACATATGAGGTATCTTTAGTGCTGGAAATGAGTTCGGAGAATGCCTTATTCCGTTTTCCGCCAGCTTTCTTCTCCAATCCGAAATAATAGATGGCAGAAATATTATCGCCCATATCTGCCCAAGTTTAAAATATCCTCTGGAATCCGTTGAAGCAATAAAATTGCCCGTTTCACCGTATACTTTTGCATCTGCCAAAGGAGCACGGGTAACGGCATCTATGATGAGACCCGCAACAGTAACCGTTCTTGCTTTATAAGCTGAACATTTGGCATTTAGCGGTATAAAAGACAGGAGTAAAAAGACAAGCGTTAAGCTAATAATGTTCCGTTTTTTCATTGTATGTTTTTTTTGCTAATATTGAATAGTACCCATAAAAAATACCCTTTTTAATAAGGGCATTATATCATTAACTGATCAAATCGAATCTCGCGTATTCCGCAACTTTTTTCGGAAGCCTGATGCCTTCTGCGGTCTGGTTGTTTTCCAGCAGCGCTGCCATAATTCTGGGAAGTGCCATTGCTGAGCCGTTCAGGGTATGCACGAGCTGTGACTTCCCATCGGTTTTGTACCGGCATTTCAGACGGTTGGCCTGGAATGTTTCGAAGTTGGACACAGAACTTACTTCAAGCCATTTCTCCTGGGCAGCACTCCAAACCTCAAAGTCATAGGTCATGGCAGCAGCAAATCCGGTGTCGCCTCCGCAAAGCCTTAATACTCTGTAAGGCAGCTCAAGGTCTGTCAGGATTTCTTTGATGTGCTCAACCATTTCTTCAAGGACCGTATATGAATTTTCAGGCTTTTCAATCCTTACGATTTCCACTTTCTCAAACTGGTGAAGACGGTTCAGTCCGCGTACATGGGCTCCATAGCTTCCCGCCTCTCTCCTGTAACATTGGGAAAAAGCCGTATTCTTGATCGGAAGGTCTTTTTCTTCCAGCAAAACATCACGGTAAAGATTCGTTACCGGCACTTCTGCTGTAGGAATAAGGTACAGGTCATCCTGACCAATGTGGTACATCTGCCCTTCCTTATCCGGCAATTGCCCTGTTCCGTAGCCGGATGCTTCATTCACTACGTGAGGCGGATTGACTTCCATATATCCCTTTTCGATATTCTTATCCAGGAAATACTGGACTAAAGCCCTTTGCAGCCTCGCTCCCTTTCCAAGGTATACCGGAAACCCTGCACCGGCAATTTTTACTCCCAATTCGAAATCGATAAGGTTATATTTCTTAGCGAGTTCCCAGTGCGGAACAGCACCCTCTCCCAGTCCTTCGACATCATGGGACTGATAGATGATTTCATTATCATCCGCAGATACGCCGCCTTTCACAAGCTCATAAGGGATATTGGGAATCTGATATAAGATATTCAGTAATGTCTGCTCTTTTACATCCAGCTGGGACTGCAATTCTTTACTCGACTCTTTGTATTGTGCTGTTTTAGATTTTGCAGATTCAGCTTCTTCTTTTTTCCCTTCTTTCATCAAAAGACCGATCTCTTTCGAGATTTTGTTGATCTCGGCAAGCTGGGAATCCAGTTCAAACTGAATTTTTTTTCTTTCATCGTCGGTAGCGATTGCTTCATCTACCAACTCAAGATTCTTGAATTGTCTTTTTTTAAGACCTTCTAAAACGCGTTCTTTATTGTCGCGCAAAAAATTAACCTGTAACATTGTGTTGAGATGTTAAATATTAGAAATTAGCTTTTTATGGGCTAACCATTTGCAAATGTACTTTATTTTATGATAGTAACCACATTGGGGGATCCGGGCTGCTTGGTAAATTTAAGATCGTTGTTGTAGTAGACCTTTGAGACTTCAAAGACCGAGGGTGTCCAGCGGTACTGGATCTCAAGGATGTCATTAATGGTATCGGTCACATTGTTCTGTGTCCTTCTTAAAGAAACATTGATCCTGGAACGGTAGGTCCTGTTGTCCGGGCTTACAGAATCCAGCGTGACCCTCCTCGCTCCTGCAATGTATTCGATATAATACAGTGAATCAGCAGTTACTTTAAGCGTATTGTTTACCGGTGCATTATCTACAGTCCCGAATATGTCCGTCATATTATAGCCCGAGAAAGAACCGTTTTTCTTGGCATTCAGTAAATCCTGCCCTGCACTGTTTTTGATATAGATATTCAGGATCTGATCAATATTCTGAACAGAATCTTCATCACTCCTGCAGCTCAGAAGTGCGAATAGAACCAGCGCTGTACCAAAAAAGACGTTTCTCATCCCAACAAAGATAGAACTTAAGTTTTATTTCTTCAAGAATTTATTCACTAATATCCGTATTTCCGACCGGGAAAGGATAAAATCACTGAAGTAAAAAGCAGTCCCCTGGTAAAACCGCCAGAACAGCAATGAAGAGGAAAGACAGTAGGAAACAGAGGTAACGATGCAGGCCCCAGTGATTCCCCACCGCGGAATGATAATGAAAGAAGAAACCAGGGTAAAAACAAGCCCTATCAGGGATTTCATATTTAAAATCCGCAGCTTATTGATCCCCGCAAAATAGTATCCGATGATATTGCTTACCGCAATGGCCATGATACCGGGAGCCAGCAGCAGCGTAATTTTCTTGACCTGTGAAAAATCCTTTCCGAAGATGATGGCATACCAGTGGGACGGCACCAAAAGAATGATGGTAATAAACAGTAAAGTAATCAGGAAACTGATCCTCATGGAAACCTTAGCTTTGTCAATGGCTGCATCGGAATTACTGCTGTTGACCACATCGGCATATAAAATTACCGACAGGCTCCTGCTGACCGTCCAGATCGCTTCCGAGAATGCTACCCCTACAGAAAATACCCCAACACTCATCATGCCCCGGAAATATTCCAGGAAATAAAAAGACAGCCGGTTATTCAGGAACTGAAAAAAAGAGCTCAGCTGTATCTTCCAGCCATAACTGAATAAAGAATTCAGTACAGACCCGGAAAAGGAAAGTTGCGGCATCTGCCTGCCTTTCATGACCTGGAAGAGGCTGATGATGAACAGTATACTGTAACATGCCATCTGTGCTATGAAATAAGAAGAAACCGATCTTGCTCCAATCCCATAGACCATAATACCGATGAAAGCAATATGGACTGCCTGCTGCAGGATGGTATAGATATTAAACATCCTGATGTTCTTCTGGCCTACAAACAGATTGACATTGGCAGCCAGCAGGGATGACGAAACAGAAAGACCGATCAGATATCCTAAATGCCCGGTATCTTTTGTAAAGGCAAAAAGCAAAGGAATGGTAGTCCCGACAAGCAAAGACCAGGCATAGGCATACAGGAGGATCTGTTCTGTTTTATATTTGGGCGCAAAATAAGTAATGCTGCTGCCTACAAAAATGCTGGCAAAGAAACTGACCACCGTTAAATCCGCAATGACAATCGAAATCACTCCTTTCCCTTCACCGCCCCACATATTCGTGGAGTAGATCACCAGTCCAAAATTCAATATCAGAATCAGGAAGCGGGAAACAAAAGTTTTGAGGAGAGTGGCATGTTTCATTTCAGCATTGATTTTTTGACAAAATCCGTAAATGAATTTTTAATGGCTGCCCAATTGTACTGTTCCTCAAATACCGCTCTCGCTCCATGCGCGTGAGCTTTGTAAAGCGCAGGATCATCAATATAGGCCATTACTTTTCCGGCTATGGCATCTGCACTTTCGGGATCAACCAGAAACCCGAACCTTGAAATATCCACAAACTGCCGGGTTGCCTTCAGATCACTATAGATCACCGGCTTACCGGAAGCAGCATAATAGAATATCTTGATCGGAAGGCAGTGATGGTTTTCAAAATTAACTTCCCTGAGGTCAAAACAGATGTCCGCCTCAGCATATGCCTCCGTAAACTTCTCAAAAGAGGCCGGCTTACGGATGCTGATGTCATCCCACTGGTATTTCTCCAAAAGGGCGTCAAAATAGGCCTGGTCTTTTTCTGTCCGGGCTCCTCCGATAATGAGTATCGAAATATGTAAATCTGGCCTTAGGCTCCGGAGACGGTCAACCGCATTAAAAAAATTCCCGATCCCTTTTTCTTCTGAGATCTGGCCTGTATAGCACAGCTTTATCCTGTCTGCTTCAGGCTCCCTGATGCTTGTATAAATATATTGACCATCGGGAAAATAAGGAAGGATGATACTTTTTTTAAACGGGAAACAATAGGCTAAGGGGAACCTTTTCGTTTTTTCCCCGAATATAAAGTGCGTACTGAAATAGCCGGCATACAGCTGGATCATCAGGAACCTGAGGGCATGAAATATCTTGAGGAAAAAAGAATATTCACGGACCATTCTCATCGACGGATACCACTCGGTGATATCATAGATAAGGCTGGCTTTGTGCCTTTTCATGTACTCTTTAACAGCAATAATCGCAAGAGGTTCTGATCCGATGATACAGTCCGGAAGGAAAGTGTTGCAGACCTCCTGAAATATCCTTGCTTTCTCATCCGAGCTTTGATCCAGTACAGCATACGATTCAATTTCAATCCCATCGATAGAACCCTGATATTCTGAGCTAAGGCTACAGATTTTTATCTTATACCCACGGCTTTTCAGCTCTTTTGCCTGATGGTAAAAAATCCGGTCGTCATTGTACCGGTGGGCTGTTGTTAAAAAAAGTATTCTGGGCATGGGTTATTTCATCAAAACAGATTCAGCAGTCAGATTCCGTGCAAATATACTAAAACGAAAAAAGTGGAACTCCTTCCACTTTTTTTATTTTGTACCGATGATCATACTTATTGTATTGATGATGCCCAACTTTTATCAAAAGGCAGTAAAAAGTTACTCAGGAACTCCAGGTAGGTATTTTTTGAAAAATCAAAAACCTGAATATCTTTGGAAAGCTCACCGTTTCTTATTTTTGATTTGAACTCCTGCAGCTTCAATGTTTTCACCGCTCCGTCTTCCACGTAGCTTGCTTTCATGCGGTCAAAAAGTCCCAGCTGGTACTCTTCGTCAATTTCCCGCATCAGTTTTCCCAATGCATCTATGCTGCATCCTGAAGCGAGCTCTTTTTCCTCATCTACACAGATCACGATAAACTGGTTCTTTTCTATCTTAAAAGATGAGCTCAGCGGCTTTCCGTGAGCAGCCCAGGTGGCCAGGAAATCAAAGAGTTTTTCAGTAATGGTTTTGGCTTCTTTGGTGCTGAAAGGCCTTGATGCAGGGTATATGATGATTCTGTAGTCGTTGGTTTCTACAATGTTGGATTCTTCAATTTTCATTTCCGATATTTTAAAGTATAAATTTATGAATTATTATTGATTCATAAAAAAAGAAAAAAGAACCCTGGAAAATCCCGGGTCCTCATTCATTCTGTACGTTATTTAATCAAATTTATAAATCTTCTGCTTCAGCCAGAAGTTCTACAATATCTTTTACGGCTACTTCCGTATTTTTATTAAAGTGTTTTACTCCATCCGTAAGCATGGTATTGCAGAACGGGCATCCGGTAGCAATCACCTTCGGCTCGAATGACAGTGCTTCTTCCGTTCTCTCAATATTTATGTCCTTATTGCCTTTTTCAGGCTCCTTGAACATTTGCGCTCCGCCGGCTCCGCAACAGAGCCCGTTGCTTCTGCAACGTTTCATTTCCACCAGTTCGGCATCCAGTTTTTCAAGAAGCATCCTCGGAGCTTCGTATTCGTTATTCGCGCGGCCAAGGTAACAAGGATCATGGAATGTGATTTTTTTACCTTTGAAAGATCCTCCTTCAATCTTCAGCCTTCCCTCTTCCATCAGGTTTTTCAGGAACTGGGTATGGTGAAGGACTTCATAATGTCCCCCTAAGCTGGGGTACTCATTTTTAAGGGTATTGAAACAGTGCGGACAGGCCGTTACAATCTTTTTGATTTCGTAAGCATTCAGCACCTCAATATTGGTAAGGGCCATCATCTGGAATACGAATTCATTACCGGCACGCTTGGCCGGGTCTCCCGTACAGCTTTCTTCCTGTCCCAGCACTCCGAATTCAACCCCGATTTTATTCAGGATCTTGCAAAATGCACGGGTAATCTTTTTGGCACGGTCGTCAAAGCTTCCTGCACATCCCACCCAGAATAGAACTTCCGGTGATTTCCCTTCGGCAGCATATTCTGCCATTGTTTTTATATTGAAATCCATTTTTTCTCAATTTGAAAATGTATGAATTTGGAAATTTGAAAATATAATTGAGCATTTTCAAATTTTCAGATTGTTTAATTGATTATTAATCCTTTGCCCAATTCAGACGGTCTGCCTGATTATACTGCCACGGTGCCGCATTATTTTCCACATTGGCCATCATCAGGTTAAGTTCCTGTGGTGCCGCAGACTGTTCCATAACCAGGAACTGCCTCATGTCAAAGATAATGGAAAGCGGGTCCAGCAATACAGGACAGGCTTCCGTACAGGCATTACAGGTTGTACAGGCCCAAAGTTCCTCCTTAGTAATATAGTCATTAAGAAGCTTTTTACCGTCATCTACAAACTTGCCGTTGGTGTCGATATTTTTTCCTACTTCCTCCAGACGGTCTCTGGTTTTCATAAGGATTAATCTCGGGGATAATTTTTTTCCGGTAATGTTGGCCGGACATACCGCA is part of the Chryseobacterium camelliae genome and encodes:
- a CDS encoding glycosyltransferase — translated: MPRILFLTTAHRYNDDRIFYHQAKELKSRGYKIKICSLSSEYQGSIDGIEIESYAVLDQSSDEKARIFQEVCNTFLPDCIIGSEPLAIIAVKEYMKRHKASLIYDITEWYPSMRMVREYSFFLKIFHALRFLMIQLYAGYFSTHFIFGEKTKRFPLAYCFPFKKSIILPYFPDGQYIYTSIREPEADRIKLCYTGQISEEKGIGNFFNAVDRLRSLRPDLHISILIIGGARTEKDQAYFDALLEKYQWDDISIRKPASFEKFTEAYAEADICFDLREVNFENHHCLPIKIFYYAASGKPVIYSDLKATRQFVDISRFGFLVDPESADAIAGKVMAYIDDPALYKAHAHGARAVFEEQYNWAAIKNSFTDFVKKSMLK
- a CDS encoding (Fe-S)-binding protein: MDFNIKTMAEYAAEGKSPEVLFWVGCAGSFDDRAKKITRAFCKILNKIGVEFGVLGQEESCTGDPAKRAGNEFVFQMMALTNIEVLNAYEIKKIVTACPHCFNTLKNEYPSLGGHYEVLHHTQFLKNLMEEGRLKIEGGSFKGKKITFHDPCYLGRANNEYEAPRMLLEKLDAELVEMKRCRSNGLCCGAGGAQMFKEPEKGNKDINIERTEEALSFEPKVIATGCPFCNTMLTDGVKHFNKNTEVAVKDIVELLAEAEDL
- the serS gene encoding serine--tRNA ligase; the encoded protein is MLQVNFLRDNKERVLEGLKKRQFKNLELVDEAIATDDERKKIQFELDSQLAEINKISKEIGLLMKEGKKEEAESAKSKTAQYKESSKELQSQLDVKEQTLLNILYQIPNIPYELVKGGVSADDNEIIYQSHDVEGLGEGAVPHWELAKKYNLIDFELGVKIAGAGFPVYLGKGARLQRALVQYFLDKNIEKGYMEVNPPHVVNEASGYGTGQLPDKEGQMYHIGQDDLYLIPTAEVPVTNLYRDVLLEEKDLPIKNTAFSQCYRREAGSYGAHVRGLNRLHQFEKVEIVRIEKPENSYTVLEEMVEHIKEILTDLELPYRVLRLCGGDTGFAAAMTYDFEVWSAAQEKWLEVSSVSNFETFQANRLKCRYKTDGKSQLVHTLNGSAMALPRIMAALLENNQTAEGIRLPKKVAEYARFDLIS
- a CDS encoding polysaccharide biosynthesis C-terminal domain-containing protein is translated as MKHATLLKTFVSRFLILILNFGLVIYSTNMWGGEGKGVISIVIADLTVVSFFASIFVGSSITYFAPKYKTEQILLYAYAWSLLVGTTIPLLFAFTKDTGHLGYLIGLSVSSSLLAANVNLFVGQKNIRMFNIYTILQQAVHIAFIGIMVYGIGARSVSSYFIAQMACYSILFIISLFQVMKGRQMPQLSFSGSVLNSLFSYGWKIQLSSFFQFLNNRLSFYFLEYFRGMMSVGVFSVGVAFSEAIWTVSRSLSVILYADVVNSSNSDAAIDKAKVSMRISFLITLLFITIILLVPSHWYAIIFGKDFSQVKKITLLLAPGIMAIAVSNIIGYYFAGINKLRILNMKSLIGLVFTLVSSFIIIPRWGITGACIVTSVSYCLSSSLLFWRFYQGTAFYFSDFILSRSEIRILVNKFLKK